Genomic window (Plectropomus leopardus isolate mb unplaced genomic scaffold, YSFRI_Pleo_2.0 unplaced_scaffold6392, whole genome shotgun sequence):
gatttatttttacttacaaTCGTTTGGAAACTCATCTCACAACtgtattttatcaaaattttgaaaaaattgcttcagttttgcacaaatctgtgatggagaCGCAGCTACTTTAACGCACTCTGAATTTGATTTGTCTGAAAGCTGatatcaataatcaataaagtttgattgaCCGACTGAAGTTGAAGCTGCTTTTCGATTCTGATTCAGCGTTTTAACATTTCGATCCACGAAAAACGAGCTCCTCTGGGTCTCTTTATGATTTGTGAGCAGACGTGCGTCTCGGTGAGCTCGTGCCGGTTCGGTTCTGATCCAGATGTTTTTCTGTCGCTCAGCTGGTTTCGCAGCTGTTTGATGAATACGTACACGCATTTGTacataagcttttttttttttaattttattcttatttttaatctttttctgctgattttcaggtcatttttcttttttttttattcaaacttcCCTGCCGCTGTGCTGGTCTGATTTGTGCGTCTCGTGAGCTCGTGCCGGTTCGGTTCTGATCCAGATGTTTTTCCGGCGCTCACCTGGTTTCGCAGCTGTTTGATGGAGTGCTGCAGGGTCAGGATGTGGCTGAAGAGCGGACTCTGCAGGGTGTCCCTCAGGTTCCCCATGGTCTCGCTGTGGGTCCACTCCTCCCGCTGCACCAGTTTGGCCTGC
Coding sequences:
- the LOC121939864 gene encoding inaD-like protein, which codes for MFENVPTVSSAERQQVLGALERLQAKLVQREEWTHSETMGNLRDTLQSPLFSHILTLQHSIKQLRNQVSAGKTSGSEPNRHELTRRTNQTSTAAGKFE